Proteins from a genomic interval of Panthera tigris isolate Pti1 chromosome A2, P.tigris_Pti1_mat1.1, whole genome shotgun sequence:
- the SHH gene encoding sonic hedgehog protein codes for MLHQGQPVSQALQACYHLKSDSFCLLIAVSSPNSDVFRYQRPAACRSSPRLGGDRWPVSCSRGGQGYIGRERQAESEGARSKPERTGTHSRTQTRTGTAGRRWAPDEMLLARCMLAVFVSALLMCSGLGCGPGRGFGKRRHPKKLTPLAYKQFIPNVAEKTLGASGRYEGKISRNSERFKELTPNYNPDIIFKDEENTGADRLMTQRCKDKLNALAISVMNQWPGVKLRVTEGWDEDGHHSEESLHYEGRAVDITTSDRDRSKYGMLARLAVEAGFDWVYYESKAHIHCSVKAENSVAAKSGGCFPGSATVHLEQGGTKLVKDLSPGDRVLAADDQGRLLYSDFLTFLDRDDGAKKVFYVIETREPRERLLLTAAHLLFVAPHNDSAAAGELEAPSGAGPPPGGAPGRRALFASRVRPGQRVYVVAERGGDRRLLPAAVHSVTLREEATGAYAPLTAQGTILINRVLASCYAVIEEHGWAHRAFAPFRLAHALLAVLAPARTDRGGDGDGGGGGHLPPPAPAAPEAPAAADAPGAAGIHWYSKLLYQIGTWLLDSEALHPLGMAVKSS; via the exons ATGCTG CACCAAGGGCAGCCTGTCTCGCAAGCTCTCCAGGCTTGCTACCATTTAAAATCAGactctttttgtcttttgattgctGTCTCTAGCCCCAACTCCGATGTGTTCCGTTATCAGCGACCAGCAGCCTGCCGCTCCAGCCCCCGTCTGGGTGGGGATCGGTGGCCAGTCTCCTGCAGCCGCGGCGGGCAAGGTTATATAGGAagagaaaggcaggcagagagcgagggagccaGGAGCAAGCCAGAGCGCACGGGCACACACTCGCGCACACAGACCCGCACGGGGACAGCGGGAAGGCGCTGGGCTCCGGACGAGATGCTGCTGGCGAGATGCATGCTGGCGGTGTTCGTCTCCGCACTGCTGATGTGCTCGGGGCTGGGGTGCGGACCCGGCAGGGGATTTGGGAAGAGGCGGCACCCCAAAAAGCTGACCCCTTTAGCCTACAAGCAGTTCATCCCCAACGTGGCCGAGAAGACCCTAGGGGCCAGCGGACGATACGAAGGGAAGATCTCGAGAAACTCGGAGCGATTCAAGGAACTCACCCCCAATTACAACCCCGACATCATCTTTAAGGATGAAGAAAATACGGGAGCAGACCGGCTGATGACTCAG CGCTGTAAGGACAAACTGAACGCGTTGGCCATCTCGGTGATGAACCAGTGGCCTGGAGTGAAACTGCGGGTGACCGAGGGCTGGGACGAAGACGGCCACCACTCAGAGGAGTCGCTGCACTATGAGGGCCGCGCGGTGGACATCACCACGTCAGACCGAGACCGCAGCAAGTACGGCATGCTGGCGCGCCTGGCCGTCGAGGCCGGCTTCGACTGGGTGTACTATGAGTCCAAGGCGCACATCCACTGCTCCGTGAAAGCAG AGAATTCGGTGGCGGCCAAATCCGGCGGCTGCTTCCCGGGCTCGGCCACGGTGCACCTAGAGCAGGGCGGCACCAAGCTGGTGAAAGACCTGAGTCCCGGGGACCGCGTGCTGGCGGCCGACGACCAGGGCCGACTGCTCTACAGCGACTTCCTCACCTTCCTGGACCGCGACGACGGCGCCAAGAAGGTCTTCTACGTGATCGAGACGCGGGAGCCGCGCGAGCGCCTGCTGCTCACCGCCGCGCACCTGCTCTTCGTGGCGCCGCACAACGACTCGGCGGCGGCCGGGGAGCTGGAGGCGCCGTCGGGCGCGGGGCCGCCGCCGGGGGGCGCGCCGGGGCGCCGGGCGCTCTTCGCCAGCCGCGTGCGCCCGGGCCAGCGCGTGTACGTGGTGGCCGAGCGCGGCGGGGATCGCCGGCTGCTTCCGGCCGCCGTGCACAGCGTGACGCTGCGCGAGGAGGCCACGGGCGCGTACGCGCCGCTCACGGCGCAGGGCACCATCCTCATCAACCGGGTGCTGGCGTCGTGCTACGCGGTCATCGAGGAGCACGGCTGGGCCCATCGGGCCTTCGCGCCCTTCCGCCTGGCGCACGCGCTCCTGGCCGTGCTGGCGCCCGCGCGCACGGACCGCGGCGGGGACGGCGACGGCGGGGGCGGCGGCCACCTGCCCCCGCCCGCGCCGGCTGCGCCCGAGGCGCCGGCTGCGGCCGACGCGCCGGGTGCCGCGGGCATCCACTGGTACTCGAAGCTGCTCTACCAAATAGGCACCTGGCTGTTGGACAGCGAGGCCCTGCACCCGCTGGGCATGGCGGTCAAGTCTAGCTGA